The genomic stretch TTAGGACCCAGTCATTATTGTTACCAGGTGTGGTATtacaagaaatgcactgtaatgACTCTGTACACTGCACCGTTAACCCACAACAGCCACTGAACATGCACTTTTTTTCAAGTCAGTAAATATACAAGCTTAAGTCCAGAGCTCTATTTGATACCtcgtaacatttttatttgctctTATGGTGATGCATTATAACAATGCCAGTCAAAtgcgtaactgttttggattttaaTACTAAGCTTTACTGTGCTTGTCTCTTGTTTGACTCAatagcaccaggcaagatcagtcgtgCACTGAcaagtaattgaatccaaaactatcacgtatttgacccaggtctgaaggaTACTACGGCACCCTGAATTTGCCCTTTGTAACCATTaaccgtttttttccccctacagATAAATCAAGATGGGGAATGTTTTTGCGAGCTTGTTCAAGGGCCTGTTTGGGAAGAAGGAGATGAGGATCCTCATGGTGGGGTTGGACGCAGCCGGGAAAACCACCATCCTGTACAAACTCAAACTAGGAGAGATAGTCACTACCATTCCCACAATCGGTGAGCCGACCCTCCCTCCCGAATTCTGTTAATCCCCCCTCTGAATGTCTCCCAACGCAGTCCCAACAACCCTAAGTTTTCACTGGCCGCCTCGCTGTACAAACGGTCTTGGCAACGCCCCTGGACATTGTTTTCTTTACCGCGCTCTGATTGAAGCTGATATTAAATTCTTTACGGGGCCACATGTGCAGAAATGAAAGGGCTCTCTGGGGAATGCGCAGGGGAAGGGCCCCCTTGCCCTGGCTGGGCAGGAAGGGCCGCCTCGCACTGGGTTGTTGTTTAACCCCGGTCTCTCTGTTCGGCTGCCTTTGTGCGgcctaaataaataatggcgGGGCGGCCGTGCGGAAAGCACAGCCCCTGCCACAGATGAGAGGAACAGGCCCGGGCCGCCACGCTCTAGGGCTGGTCGATACAGCCGACACGACAACAACTTCTGTAAGGGCAGTAACGACTATCTCTGGCATGCGGTGTTAGATTTCTTTCAGTGTTAGTTAATCATACCTGATACAGTAGCACACTATCGGTCACTCGTatcttttcaatgttgatatgACAGCAACAGGGCCATGCTGTTGGCATGTGgtagataaaaacatgactGCAAGGATACAGAGTGAACGTAagtgatgtgtttttcaaaattaataGGTAAGTTAACCAACATTGAATAGATGCAAGTGATGTTTCTTCTCACCcagaagcatttcactgaagtttGGAGATGTTACCGTATCAATTACCGTATGatttaaagaagaaaagaaggaaTGAAACCTACTGCCACCTGCCAGAAATGGTTCTTGCTGCGCTGAAAAAACTATTCGATGTACCGCTATAGCTATATCACACAGCCCTACCTCCTGGAAGTAACCCTGTCTCTTCTCTCCCCAGGTTTTAATGTAGAAACTGTAGAATACAAGAACATTAGCTTCACAGTCTGGGATGTCGGCGGTCAGGACAAAATACGGCCTCTGTGGCGCCACTACTTCCAGAACACGCAAGGTGAGGGGTAGTCTGAGAACCTTGCAGCCTGAGGCTTCTGTAACGCTTTTGTTTTCCTTCAGTCACTCTCATGCACTCCCTCGCTCTTATACTCCCTCGCCCTCATACTCCCTCGCCCTCATACTCCCTCGCCCTCATACTCCCtcgccctctcactctcacactctcatactccctcgccctctcactcacactctcatactccctcgccctcacactctcacactctcatactccctcgccctcacactctcatactccctcgccctcacactctcatactcccTCCCCTCATACTCCCTCCCCTCATACTCCCTCCCCTCAtactccctcgctctctcacactctcatactcccTCACCCTCATACTCCCTCACCCTCATACTCCCTCACTCTCATACTCCCTCGCCCTCATACTCCCTCGCCCTCATACTCCCTCGCCCTCAtactccctcgctctctctctctcactctcatactcCCTCACCCTCATACTCCCTCGCCCTCATACTCCCTCGCCCTCATACTCCCTCGCCCTCATACTCCCTCACTCTCATACTCCCTCGCCCTCatactccctcactctccctctctctcatactccctcacactcattctctctgtccCCAGGGCTGATTTTTGTGGTGGACAGCAATGACAGAGAGCGTGTGAACGAGGCGCGGGAGGAGCTGTCGAGAATGCTGGCAGAGGACGAGCTGCGAGATGCAGTCTTGCTAGTGTTCGCAAACAAACAGGTGAGCACCGCACTGCTAGTGTTCGCAAACAAACAGGTGAGCACCGCACTGCTAGTGTTTGCAAACAAACAGGTGAGCACCGCACGCAGTCTTGCTAGTCTTCGCAAGCAAACAAACAGGTGAACGCCACACCTGTGGCATATGCTGCTCAGTTCTGAGTCCTCAGGTCACTCGTCTAGTAATGGGTTGGAATATTTGCACACGTATACCCTATTTTGTTAGCTTGTAGCGCTGTCCAGGAATATTGTCCCTTTTATTTGGCACTAATTTTGCCCATGGAAATACGGAAGTAGGGCTGGACGATGCATCGAAtcagtttttaaaaagcatAGTTTTCCCTTCTTTGACCCCGTATGGGTGGATGACTTGCTTGTTACATCTTGCTTAACCGACTGATGAGATGCCAGATCATGTGactgtttttcaagacacatgaccgttgaaatgcttTGTGATTTCCAGGCCTTTCTATGGATTTTCTATAGagtgccttagtccataatgggttaatcaTTCCTTGTGCACTAGTAAACAACCAAACAGAGGATATGGCCTTGTCCTAATATTCACCGTACGGACTAAGGACATATTTCCGAGGTTGGTGGCTCTTTGAGGCACACCTTGCGTGACACTATCGCAGTAGTTGCGTACACGCGTATCGCCTTGTTTCCGGTCTCCGGTCTTGTTTCCGGTTTTTAGACATGATTGTAACACTGATTCTTGAGGGTGATCTCTGCGATTGCATTGAACATTGAAGTTCTGCCAACACTTGTGTAAAACTACCACGGTGCATAGAATGAGCAGTGGTAGAGTGATGAGACTGCTAATCCGCAGCAGGGCCTTGAAGCTTCCTTTAGACCAGAAAGAACGAATCGCGTGATCGCCGAGAAGCTGTACAACCTTGCTGTTGATTGGATGTCTTATCAACATCCAAAAGATGTATTGTTTCCTGGAAGCATTTCCCTTTGCCTCTTAAGTTTTCATTAACCACTGCATCGTGCattattaaagaaaaaaaagtgtgagaGATTGCCTATACGCCCCATGATGGAGGTTTTCCTGATTATATAAGTCAATCAATTGCAGCCCTATAAAGGTTTATTAGCGCATCAGCTATGGCTAATGAAAAACTAAAACTGCCTGGACCAATTGAAAGCACATACTGAACATCTGAAACCTTTGAAAAGTGAAGaagtgaaatataaaatgtaaagtgAAAGGCAGCCACTCTAGGCTCTCACCCTCAGTGCTGGATATAaagctgccccctgctggtcaaaaGGCCTGTTTTTCCACTGGACTCATTCATGCTCAACAGCAAAGTAAACATGCCTCCGCTCGCATATTGATTAATCTGCATcattttttggttatttttatattatgttttcCAGGTATTTTCCAAggtcagataaaaaaaaaaaaagcaaaaatatgaatatatttattgtcattttcatgCCCTAGTTGGCTCGTGTGTGTGAAGTGGTTGAAAAGGGGTTTCTGAGATCCATTACGATGTGCAGCGCAGGGTTAAGGAAAGAGAAGCAATACTAAGGTGCATTTTGTTTGTGGTAGTAAGTTACAAGGTAGTAAGTGTGTGCCAGtgagatgaaaaatgaaatgaattgaaattaaacatttgcacGTGTCATGATTGTGGTTGGTTGTTCTCTGTTCTCCTATGTTAGTTATTTATCAAAATGACAGTGAAGTAAGCCTTCATGTAGTTTATATATACGATATGGTTTACTAATTACATTACGGTCATTTGGGAGAagctcttacccagagtactctgATTGAAAATGTTGGTGTGTTCTGGCGAGCGGTTCTGTCCTTATTTCTGAGTCTGACTGAGCTGCGCGTCCCCTGACAGGACCTGCCGAATGCCATGAACGCAGCGGAGATCACAGACAAGCTGGGCCTGCACTCCCTGCGCCAGCGCAACTGGTACATCCAGGCCACCTGCGCCACCAGCGGGGACGGTCTGTACGAGGGCCTGGACTGGCTCTCCAACCAGCTCAAGAACCAGAAATGATCCATTCCATAGTCCCTGTGACAGGGGCAGCACTGGTCCCAGCTTtgactcccccctcccctctcctcctccccgcccctccctctgtctctctctccccaccgcccccccccccccgcccccccccctcctccagcaggGCTCTGTCCAGTGCTGCCCTGCacgtgtgtgtcggtgtggttgtgtgcgtgcgtcttgTGTGAGCGCGAGAGAGCGCGTCTGCGCGTCTGGCAGTGGGAGCAGCCCCTGGCAGTGCCTTTACACGTCTCCCGCGGTCCAGCTCCTCTcagagcgccccccccccccccccctctgctcgAGCCCTCGTACCaacacccctccccccgcaATAGAGCAAAAACACGGTTTTCACCAAGGCAAAGAAAGACCCAGGATGCAAAGTGTTGTCATCTTTTAAacgattaaaaaaagagaaaaaaaaaagaaaaaaaaaacctgatttaCACCACCAGTGTTAATGTTGGAGAGACGTGCATGTTTCAATGTTGGTTTTGaacccctgccccaccctcgCATTGTAACCTGTATCAGGTTGGAAGAGTCATGATGCTATTTCCATCCTAGATCCTTCTTTGCGTCATTTGAAAATCAtcctggtgttttttttttttttttttggtttgttttttttgttttcccgcTCCTCTCCTGCAACTAAGTCCTGGCTCTGATGAACACTacctgtcttttcttttttgagagGCTATGGAACACAAGTAAACCAATGGgtatcatttttattcagttgTCTGGTTTACTTTTAATGAAAAACTCCATTATGTTTAGTCACCTTGTaaaagccccctccccccttcgtCATTAAAGCCATGGAGATGTCGCCCCGTCAGAACCCCGAAGAAGACCGAATGATGTTTTGTACTGTCAGTGATGGCAGAGCGCCTGCTATTCCGCTACGGCCGCAAGGTATCATTTgccgtgagtgcgtgcgtgctgGCCATTTAGCCCGGCAGGATTTGTCAGCCTGTCAAGTACAGTCGGTCGCTGGCCTTTAGAAGCCTTGACTTCTATTACTAGAAATGCTACATGCATCAAGTTCTACATGCATACTCCTCGACCCACATTTCTGCCACAACTCCTAAACCAAATGAAACCAAGCGATGGCAGTCGTCTGCGGCCGCTTTTCAGTACGTAGCTATTTCGGCTGCTTGCCTGTCTTTGGCAATGGAGGTAGCGCAACTGCACGCTCCAGTATGACACAAATTTGGTGTAGCAAAGGGTCTGGGCCTTCATATGACCTGGACACAGTCTTGGCTAAAGCAATATGCTCTGTATGTAAGACCATTCAGTTCTGTACAGATCCTGGCTACTTTATCTGCTCATCTTGAAGCATTCATTTTGTAGCAGAGCTCCAATGCGTCTTTAGTGACCGTAGGCCCCCCCAACGGAAGTAAATTTGTCTGGAGTAGCCTTTTTAAAGTTGTCTGGGGCGGAAGCTTGCCCACCGTCAGTCCAGAGGTGAGTTCAAGCTCGCGTAATTTGTCCCGGAGAAATGACAGTAGCCACGTTTAGGTAGGCTGACTCTTTTCAGAACATCACGACTAGAGATTTCCTGGTTAGTACCGTTGATTTATTCCCGACTGTCCTGTGGAACATGCAATAACCGGCGCTTTGCTTCCGCGGAAGAGAGCTGCAGCACAGCCGTGTCCGGGGACAGTGAGGCCTTTTCAGAGAGCTGCtcccactttttattttttgttttctcctttagaatttttgtttatttagatttgtttttgttgagtTTTTTTGTACAGAGCCACCTGCCGCCTTGGCACGGTCTTGTGAGCCAGGTTGCAAGTCGAATGCGGAACGACCCACGTTTTTGAATTCTCCGGGTGGGGTGCGGTGGTTAGTTAAACGGGCACATGAGTGATGCAGCGCTTGGGTCACATCCACTCGCACTGCTATGAACGATCTCAAGAGAAGCTGGTGATACAAGGCTTGTGCAAGAGCAACGCTGTCCTTTTTCTTCACCCTTGTGTCCGTACAATTAAAGACCAGTATTGCCCgctcgttttttgtttttttttgtgtgtcacaGGCCAATCATTAACACACGTCTGTGTGCAAATGTCTGCGTTTCCGTGTAAGCGGTTTTGTGGAATTGACAGTTTAATTGAGCTGCAGGACGACTCCACACCCTGAGCTTTAGCTTTAAACAAACACCTCTAGTTCTGATGGTTTTTAATTTTCCTGAAAACAGGAGGCCTGCATTCCACAGTTGCATCCCTGGGAAATGTGGGTTGAGCGAACACTCCCTGGATTGCGTTTGTGGGGTAGAAGCTAGGCTGCCCAACATGAATGTGTAAGGGGCAGCTCATTTCAGACTTggctgggggcggggggaagGACCATTGTTCAATAGTACCTTGTTCTTGATGGGATGTGTCGAGCAACTCATTAGCAACGTATAGGCAACTGTCACAGGTATTGTTTCTGTAATCAGTGTGCTTACATATGGCTGTGACAGGATATATTGAAGACATCCTGCTCCGAGACCAACAAACAAGCTGAGAAAGAAAATGGCTGTGAACACACATTAGCCTGTCATTGCAGTGGTGATGCTCCATGGTCTGTCTGCGCTCTGAATTACAGCCCTGCCCTGTGCCCATGTCACGGAGGGAAGATGTGGCCTTTGTGACAACTGGACAAACGCAGTTATTTAGCAAAATGCACCAAACTTAGTGTGGGATGGTATACATGACTGAAAGATCCTCATTATTTACGTTTTGGCCTTTTTTGTCTACTGTGAAAGCCATAGTGCAAAAATAATTCCTTGATCATTTTTCCCCAATTGAAAATATTAAGTAATGAGTAATTGCATATATAAACTTACGTATGAAACTATATCACGTGGGCACCAATTTTATTTACCGTTGGTCAGACGTAAAGCTTTAAGTTTGAGAAATCATCTCTGTAAAATTTGGAAAAAGTCtgcaaatgtaatttttgttcttttccttTCAAACGTTCATTTCCCTttggtttactttttttttttttacccattctgTAACATCTGAGAAATGCACTATAATAAAGATCTCTATTAAATTTTTGTTGttggtccttttttttttgggaaccGAGCAGCTTTTGAATGACGTAGCGCTTCCTAGATCGGAATAGCTCGAGTCCACTTTCACAAGCGAAGAgattaaaggaaaaaaaggagatGACATATACGCTAGATGGCGTAGTGGTGCATTTTATCTTGTAATTaaagaacaaaatgtaattaatgtccTGCTGTAAATCATTAGGCCTACTATACACAAATGCAGTCCTCTTTAGACTAACCGTTTAGCATTGGGTGTTGTACATGAATTAACACGTACAATCTCTGCCAAAGAAGCATTTCAGAGTCTCAAGAAAGCGTCTTGAACTGtaaattgtaaaacaaaaaatatttctattattttatttatttatattatatttactttattttttattgacttAAAGCTATTCTCATGTATCGGATTTCTATTATCGGACGCTGTAgcctatattttaaaaatagacgcATTGGTGGTCCCCTGTTCCCAAACTTTCTCCCCAATGCAATATAACAATACACCGATGATGTAGCCTACGAGTTAAATAGGACACAGTCTTGCTGTTTGAAATGTAGTGTATAATGCTCAATACTGAGACGAACATTTTGGCGCTGTGTCGCAGCGTTCGTGAAGGGCTCTGCTCGCTCACCTGCCAGGTGAGTTAATGGCTCCTCCCACGTGTAAGGTGCTGGGCAATGGTGACGACAGTGGGAGAGGCTACTTAATGGATAAGGAACAGGATCTCCCGGTTGTATGTGATCAGTAACCCCACCGTCTGTGTAGGCAACTACCTGCCTCACCTTGTCAGAAGGTAAGTGGTTTCAAATTTGATTGCTGCGAATATCCGTGTGCGTTGGACCACATGATATGATGGCGACGTACACTGAAACGTTATCGTATCGTCGTATTCTCTATAAGTAATCGGGGGCGATTTGAGGTTCTGTACTTCAGTTAGTGCTTCAAAAATCTCGCACCAATTAAATTTTAAGTTAAGAGCGTGGTGTGTGCGACGCGATTTAGGACAAAATCACCATTGGAGCTTCACTCAAATATAACTTGTGGACAACTCTTAACATATTTTTATACAATTATTATTGGCAATGtctgtgaaatgcattttttcatatttaaatttaCATATTTAGACAACCTTCACTTTGTAGGCCGAATTGCAAATGCTCAAACCGCGCTGGAGCAATTAAATCACCTTGACATTCAAATAGTATATAAGATGTTCAGAGATGTCACAAATGTGAGTCAATGTAAAGTTGATTCTGTCGGGGTGCGTTGGTCAATGCTCAGTTACAGTTGCAATTGTGCGAGTTGCGTTGTAGTGTAAAATGACCTTATGTATAATGTGCTGGCCAGTTCAGCATCATATGGTAGCTGCAGTGGCTAATTGTGCTTGTAGTTGCGTTTGTATAAGCACCGGCAGACATCATGAAGGTAGTTACACTTGTGTGCAAACATACACCTATGCACATAAACTGAGGcaaaggcacacaaacacactccactGCATGAAATGTTATTCTGTGAAGCAGTAATTTAAAACTAAAGCAGAAATAAATCATAATTTCGATGTATTTTGTAACGGTGTAATGTTACACTATGACTGTTATATCGGTTATCACCATCATCCCATGTCCCCTAGCAGTTAACAGTGTAAACTGAAGCCTGGAGTTGATGGATTTGGAGATAAGATCTTAACTGCTGGTATGTACACCAAACAAGGCACAGCCGAACCAATGTCCAGTCAAAGCTGTGCAATCTGCCTTTTTGGTGGtgagactgaaattatattttacatcatTTTGTCTTAGAGATATCATTGATTTAGGTTTTATAGAATCAATAAGACCATTTTAGCGGTTCACTAAATTGTATTGATCTTTTTCTTAgctttgtctgtgtttgtgtgtgtattcattttAGCTCATTTTTGTGCTTATGTATTTCAGTATACCTGTATGTGAAATTAGAACTAGAGTGTGTGgggcgagtctgtgtgtgtgtgtgtgtgcgtgtgtgtgtgcgtgtgtgtgtgcgtgcgtgtgtgtgtggtgtcagccgggggaggggaggtggtgaGTTTCAATATGAGGCGTGTTGGCTGCGAGTCAGACAGGGGCTGGGACTAGCTGTCCCTTTTGTCTGAGTTTCACCCAGGACTTACTGTACTCCACGACTCTTTACTGTACCTGCATACAATGAGCAAGGTGCATGTTGGGAACTGCTGCTACTCTCTTCAGGATGATGTCATCTCTCTCACTGCTGACAAAACACCTGGGCAGCTTTCACAACTCCCTCATCACCGCAAAAACCATCCACCTGTGTCATTCCAAATATAAGTAACAAATCACTTCTGCAAAAGCTTTTGTGAACATAAATGAATCCCATTGTTAGGATTCTTTTGCCCTTTCCCATGAAATTAAATGCAGGAGTAGCCAAAAATGTCCCAAACAGCAAAATTGGTCCAATGTAACTTGCAAAACTCTGAACCTATGACCTTTTAACTGTGAACACA from Conger conger chromosome 2, fConCon1.1, whole genome shotgun sequence encodes the following:
- the LOC133116420 gene encoding ADP-ribosylation factor 1 is translated as MGNVFASLFKGLFGKKEMRILMVGLDAAGKTTILYKLKLGEIVTTIPTIGFNVETVEYKNISFTVWDVGGQDKIRPLWRHYFQNTQGLIFVVDSNDRERVNEAREELSRMLAEDELRDAVLLVFANKQDLPNAMNAAEITDKLGLHSLRQRNWYIQATCATSGDGLYEGLDWLSNQLKNQK